From Paenibacillus sp. FSL H8-0537:
CACCTGCAGCATAATGCCTTCGAGGGAATCGATCATATTGTTGATCCATTTTGCCAGCTCCTGCGTCTCGTCGCAATCGAACTCATTCGTCGAAAGCCGCTGGGTTAGATCACCTTTCCCCTCGGCATTAATGCGAATAAAACGGTTGATTCGCTCCATGTGCCCCGTCACCCGCTGTGATTCCTTGCGCTGCACCGACATCGCAAACAAAATGCCGAACAGCAAATTAAATCCGCCAAGCACAGCTGCCGCTCCCCATAGTGGCATATAGCCGATTACCAGTGAAGCAAGCAGAAACGTTAGTACGCTTTGCAGCATTGCCGCATACATTTGCAGCTTGCGCTGCCGCCAGCCAATACTGCGCAGCCGGTAAACCTCTTCAAGATCGCCCTCGCACATCATCCCCCATAGATCAGGGCAATGAGGCATTCGGAAGGTAACGCCTTTGCCTATAACGGCAATGTGGCGATAATCCGAATAACCGGGGAACTGAGCGAACAAATTACTGCCATTGCGAATCGTGCCTGCGACGCCAGGATGCAGCTCGCCCGTTGCCGGATCGGTAAAAATAATTTCCAGCTCAGTATGTTCCTTAATTGATACGGTACCCCAATCTGTCGTTACGCCATCCTTTAAATTTTCGCCATGTGTGAATGTACGATCCTCAAAGCGGCTGCGGGACAACGCAGTTCCAGGCACAATATTATGCTGCAGGCTAGGCTCTGCCATAAACAAATAATTGTCGCCTGAATCCGGATATACATGCCCTGACTCACGCTGAATCAAATCGCCCAGCACATCGTTAGGCACTCTCCCGCATAAGGTTCCGACTCTGCTGCCGTTCACATGCAGCGGCTGCATGAACATGATCGTCATTTTGTCGTGAAAAGAGGACGTTCGAGCCCCTAGCTTGAGTGTAATCACGTCTTCGAAAGGACCAAAGAAGCAGCGTCTGCCCGCTGGGCTGCTGCCTATTTGGGTGTATTGCATACCTGGAGAAAGGGGACTGCCCTCTCCATAATGTGTGCCGATATGTGTGGGATAGGTGGAGTGAGCTACATGGTTGTGGTTGTCTAGGAGGAACAGCTCCGTAAAATCCATACCCCTCGCATAGGATCGTTCGAGCAAAGGAGCTATCCATTTCTGCTGTTCTTTTGAGAACGCAGCGGTTTGCAGTGCGGATAGGCCATCCGATAATTGATTCGACAGGCGCTCCATATGCCCCCAATACTCATCCGCCCATTGCAGCAGCAGCTCTTTGCGAGTATCTGCAACGCCTTCGAAAATGTGCTCGACATCTTCCTTTATGCCAGAATTGAGCTTCCATGATACCCACAGTGGAAACCCCGTCCTTGTACCTAGCCAATCAAACATACGCACTCCCCCTATGCCCTTCCTTAATCTTCTTATATGTTAAGTATATTAACATACATTTCCACCGTTTTCATATAAAAATGTTAGCTTTTTTAACCAAATATATTTAGATAGCAGCGATTTGAGCGAAAAAAAACCAATCATCTGCACGAATTCCGTACAATTGATTGGTTTGCTCATTATGTTGAATGATTAGTTCAAAAGGCTCATTTGATAAATATAAATGAAAATCCCTTACTTCTTGAAAAATGCTTTAAAAGCCTGCCAGCGGTTTGCCGCAGCACTGCCCTGCCAATCTGGCGCATCAGCAAGGGCCTCATCCCTTAATAGCAAAGCAGCATTTTGCTGAAAATAATCCGACCATTCCGCGCCCATAACCTTCTGTATTCGGTCATACGCTTCCTTCAGCCTAAATCCTCTGCGCTCCACATGATGCGCATCAGATGACACAAGATGAATAAGTCCCGCTTCACACAGCTTCCATGAGGCTCGCTCCACCGACTTGCCGAAAGCGCCCAGCAGGGAATGGCTCGTCACTTGCCCAAATGCACCAAGCCGTACAAGCTCTTCGAGCCGCTCCGGCTGCTGAATGATGGCCGCGTTCCGCTCCGGATGGGCAATAATTGCATGAACGCCGAGCAATCCAAGCTCATAGACGGTTTGCTCTGTATTTTTCGGAATATGGGAGGATGGCAGCTCTAGCAGCATGTAGGATGAACCCGCCAGCGTCAGTAAGCTTCCCTGCTGAAAGTGGTCCAGCAGCTCCTGATGCAGCCGCACTTCCTGTCCGGTATGCACAACAAGCGGAATATCCAGCTCCTGCAGCAGCTCATTGAGCGTACGAGTCAGCTCTTCTACAGCTTGGGCCGGATTCACATATCTCCCATTATGGTGATGGGGGGTCGCAATAATCGTTTTGATTCCCTCGGCAGCAGCCGCTCTTGCCAGTGCAACCGAATCTTCCAGGCGGGCCGCACCATCATCAATACCGGGAAGAATATGTGTATGAATATCAATCATAGTGGAGGGCTCCTCTCCTGCGTTGTCATTTACAAAAAACACCGCTAACGCCTCTTACAGGACATTAACGGTGTTTGGGTATCAAGTATTATTTTTTCGCTGTGCCAATACGGTTCATTGCACGCTGCAAAGCAAGCTCCGCACGGCGGAAATCGATTTCATCGCGTTTGGCAGACAGAAGCTGCTCAGCACGAGCTTTCGCTGCTTTCGCACGATCAAGATCAATATCGGTCGCAAGCTCGGCGCTTTCCGCCAAAATAACGATTTTATCTTTACGAACCTCGATAAAACCACCATTTACAGCAATAACATCAACTTTTCCATCGCGCTTGATTACAACTGGTGCAATACGAAGCTGTGTTACGAGCGGAATGTGGTTTGGCAAAATGCCAAGCTCGCCTTCAACGCCTTTTACACTAACCATATTCGCATTCTCCGCGTACACTTTACGCTCAGGAGTAACGACTTCTACCAAAAAGGTACTCATGTGGATTCCTCCCGCCTTTCGCTACTACAGCGTTTTGGCTTTCTCCACGGCCTCTTCAATCACACCTACATATCGGAAAGCTTCTTCCGGAAGGTTGTCATGTTTGCCCTCGAGAATTTCTTTGAAGCTGCGCACGGATTCTTTAACTGGTACATATTTACCTTTGATGCCTGTGAAAGGCTCGGCAACGTGGAACGGCTGAGACAAGAAGAGTTGAATTTTACGTGCGCGAGCAACGGTCAATTTATCTTCCTCGGACAGCTCGTCCATACCAAGAATCGCGATAATATCTTGAAGCTCTTTATAGCGCTGAAGAATTTTCTTAACGCCTTGAGCTACATTGTAATGCTCTTCGCCAAGAATATCCGGACTAAGGATACGGGAAGATGAAGCAAGTGGATCTACCGCAGGGAAAATACCCATCTCGGAAATTTTACGCTCAAGGTTAGTCGTTGCATCCAAGTGGGCAAACGTCGTTGCTGGAGCTGGATCCGTATAGTCATCGGCAGGTACATAGATCGCTTGGATCGAAGTAACCGAACCTTTTTTCGTTGATGTAATACGCTCTTGCAGTTGACCCATTTCAGTTGCCAGTGTTGGCTGGTAACCTACCGCGGAAGGCATACGGCCTAGAAGGGCCGAAACCTCGGAGCCTGCTTGTGTGAAACGGAAGATGTTATCGACGAACAGAAGTACGTCTTTGCCTTCCTCATCACGGAAATATTCAGCCATTGTCAGACCCGTTAGAGCTACACGCTGACGTGCGCCTGGCGGCTCATTCATTTGTCCGAATACCATTGCTGTTTTGCTTAGTACGCCAGAGTCTTTCATCTCGTGGTACAAGTCATTACCCTCACGCGTACGCTCACCAACACCCGCGAATACGGAAATACCGCCGTGCTCTTGTGCGATGTTGTTGATCAGCTCTTGAATCGTTACCGTTTTACCTACGCCCGCGCCGCCGAAGAGGCCGATTTTACCGCCTTTTGCGTATGGTGCCAGCAAGTCGATAACTTTAATTCCTGTTTCGAGAATTTCCGATTGTGTCGACAATTCGTCGAAAGCAGGAGCTTCACGGTGAATAGGAAGATTGATTGAAGAAGTAGCATCGCCAGCTTCATCGATCGGTTGTCCCAGTACGTTAAATACACGGCCGAGTGTTGGAGCGCCAACCGGAATCGTGATTGGAGCGCCAGTATCAATGGCTTCAGTACCGCGTACAAGACCGTCTGTTGTGCTCATCGCTACAGCACGGACTTTATTGTCACCGAGGTGAACAGCGACTTCAAGCGTTAGATTAATATCTACACCGCCATTTTCGCCCTTCTTCTCGATTTTGACAGCGTTCAAAATTTCCGGCAGGTTGCCGCGTTCGAACTCTAGATCGACGACCGGACCCATGACGGATACAACGCGTCCTTTTTTCATGGTATTCCCTCCTGGTTCCTTCTTGTTACTAGCCAGCAGAGCAGCCTCTCTCAGGGCTTCTGCTCGCGTAGTGTGTTACCTAAGATTGAGCAGCATTCGCTCCTGCAACGATCTCGGAAATTTCCTGTGTGATTGCCGCTTGACGAGCACGGTTGTACGTAAGCGTCAAACCGCTGATCATCTTCGTCGCATTTTTCGTCGCACTGCCCATAGCCGTCATCCTAGCACCGAACTCACTTGCCTTGCCGTCCAGCAATGCGCTGTAAATAAGCGTCTCCGCATATTTAGGCAGCAATGCCTCCAGCACGCCTTCCGGCGATGGCTCGTATTCGTACGCTGCTGTAGAAGCTGCGCTTCCATCTACCGAATCAAGCGGCAGCAGGCGCATTTCCGTAGGAATTTGGGTAATGGCATTAACGAATTTATTGTAATACACGTACAGTTCGTCAAAAGTGCCGTCGGCAAATTTCTGAACTGCTGTCGAAGCTACGATCTTGATATCTGCAAACGTAGGAGCATCCGGAAGGCCGGTTACTTCTTCTACGATCGGCATATTGCGGCGGCGGAAATAATCCCGGCCCTTCTTGCCGATGACGAACAATACGAAATCATCGTTCGACTTATGCTTGCTGCGAATCGTGTCCGTTACCTTACGAAGCACGTTGGCGTTGTAGCCGCCTGCCAGACCACGATCAGACGTGATGACAAGATAACCTGTCTTTTTGATCGGACGGTTTTCCAGCATCGGGTGCTTAACGTCTTTCGTACCAGCAGCGATGCTAGCCACAACTTCCTTCAGCTTCTCTGAATACGGGCGGGATGCCTGTGCAGCTTCCTGCGCTCTTCTCAGCCTAGAAGCCGCGACCATTTCCATCGCCTTCGTAATCTGCTTCGTATTTTGTTTACTCTTGATTTCGCGTTTAATATCGCGCATACCTTTAGCCATTTGGTTTCACCCGCCTTTGTTGCCTCGCAGCTTTCCTGTACGCAAGCTCGGATATAGAGCCGTGCAAGCTATAAGGGATGGCTGCGAAGCCTAATGATTGGTACGAGCAGCATATATAAGAACTTAGAGGAACCTATCGTTCCTCACAAGCTCCAAAATTAAGCCGATACGGCAAAGCTTTTCTTAAATTTGTTGATCGCATCAACAAGGGCTTTCTCGTTATCAGCAACCAGATCCTTCGTATCGCGGATCGAATTGCCGATTTCCGGGTGATTGGAATCGAGGAACGCCAGGAATTCTTTCTCAAAGCGCAAAATGTCAGCAACCGGAATTTCATCCAGATGACCTTTAACCGCAGAGTAAATCGAGATTACTTGCTTCTCAACCGGCATCGGCTGGTTAACGCCTTGTTTCAGGATTTCCATTGTGCGAGCACCACGGTTCAGACGGGCAAGCGTTGATTTATCAAGGTCGGAACCGAATTGCGAGAACGCTTGAAGCTCACGGTAAGCCGCAAGGTCAAGACGGAGCGTACCGGCAACCTTTTTCATCGCTTTAATTTGTGCGGAACCACCGACACGGGATACCGAGATACCAACGTTAACCGCTGGACGTTGACCAGAGTAGAACAGGTCCGCTTCCAGGAAGATTTGACCGTCAGTGATCGAGATAACGTTCGTCGGGATGTATGCCGATACGTCAGAAGCTTGTGTCTCGATGAAAGGAAGGGCAGTCAAGGAACCGCCGCCTCTTGCATCGCTCAGCTTAGCTGCGCGCTCAAGCAAACGGGAGTGAAGATAGAAAACGTCACCTGGGTAAGCTTCCCGACCCGGTGGACGGCGAAGCAGCAAGGAAAGCTCACGGTATGCTGCCGCTTGTTTCGACAAATCATCATAAATAACGAGTACATGCTCGCCTTTGTACATGAAGTATTCGCCCATCGAGCAACCTGCATAAGGAGCCAGGAACAAGAGTGGAGCTGGCTCGGAAGCGCCTGCAGTTACAACGATTGTATATTCCAAAGCGCCGTGACGGCGAAGGGTTTCTACAACGTTAGCAACAGTGGATTGCTTTTGGCCGACAGCGACATAAATAC
This genomic window contains:
- a CDS encoding methyl-accepting chemotaxis protein — encoded protein: MFDWLGTRTGFPLWVSWKLNSGIKEDVEHIFEGVADTRKELLLQWADEYWGHMERLSNQLSDGLSALQTAAFSKEQQKWIAPLLERSYARGMDFTELFLLDNHNHVAHSTYPTHIGTHYGEGSPLSPGMQYTQIGSSPAGRRCFFGPFEDVITLKLGARTSSFHDKMTIMFMQPLHVNGSRVGTLCGRVPNDVLGDLIQRESGHVYPDSGDNYLFMAEPSLQHNIVPGTALSRSRFEDRTFTHGENLKDGVTTDWGTVSIKEHTELEIIFTDPATGELHPGVAGTIRNGSNLFAQFPGYSDYRHIAVIGKGVTFRMPHCPDLWGMMCEGDLEEVYRLRSIGWRQRKLQMYAAMLQSVLTFLLASLVIGYMPLWGAAAVLGGFNLLFGILFAMSVQRKESQRVTGHMERINRFIRINAEGKGDLTQRLSTNEFDCDETQELAKWINNMIDSLEGIMLQVKLTAAEVLSSQSVMNESSANTALSTERVGSKVGHMIGSLRHQLKDIDKAKHAAGEMRDTLSVLETQAAEQIAVAQTEVGRIGEKMQHISSKVGDTNGTIRKFMKTVEDIRDVLQVIEEISSQTNLLALNASIEAARVGEQGRGFAVVASEIRKLAELTKKSTEEVHGITQQIYSEAEQAYHSMDEGTKVVEEGTELVAAAARTLQSAQADDQRKTQVVEEVVKLMEQIAEVSLQNRSVSSDVEGQVQELIVEMDNVRHTSTNVESITMLLQQLVGQFKLTESRIR
- a CDS encoding CpsB/CapC family capsule biosynthesis tyrosine phosphatase, coding for MIDIHTHILPGIDDGAARLEDSVALARAAAAEGIKTIIATPHHHNGRYVNPAQAVEELTRTLNELLQELDIPLVVHTGQEVRLHQELLDHFQQGSLLTLAGSSYMLLELPSSHIPKNTEQTVYELGLLGVHAIIAHPERNAAIIQQPERLEELVRLGAFGQVTSHSLLGAFGKSVERASWKLCEAGLIHLVSSDAHHVERRGFRLKEAYDRIQKVMGAEWSDYFQQNAALLLRDEALADAPDWQGSAAANRWQAFKAFFKK
- a CDS encoding F0F1 ATP synthase subunit epsilon translates to MSTFLVEVVTPERKVYAENANMVSVKGVEGELGILPNHIPLVTQLRIAPVVIKRDGKVDVIAVNGGFIEVRKDKIVILAESAELATDIDLDRAKAAKARAEQLLSAKRDEIDFRRAELALQRAMNRIGTAKK
- the atpD gene encoding F0F1 ATP synthase subunit beta, translated to MKKGRVVSVMGPVVDLEFERGNLPEILNAVKIEKKGENGGVDINLTLEVAVHLGDNKVRAVAMSTTDGLVRGTEAIDTGAPITIPVGAPTLGRVFNVLGQPIDEAGDATSSINLPIHREAPAFDELSTQSEILETGIKVIDLLAPYAKGGKIGLFGGAGVGKTVTIQELINNIAQEHGGISVFAGVGERTREGNDLYHEMKDSGVLSKTAMVFGQMNEPPGARQRVALTGLTMAEYFRDEEGKDVLLFVDNIFRFTQAGSEVSALLGRMPSAVGYQPTLATEMGQLQERITSTKKGSVTSIQAIYVPADDYTDPAPATTFAHLDATTNLERKISEMGIFPAVDPLASSSRILSPDILGEEHYNVAQGVKKILQRYKELQDIIAILGMDELSEEDKLTVARARKIQLFLSQPFHVAEPFTGIKGKYVPVKESVRSFKEILEGKHDNLPEEAFRYVGVIEEAVEKAKTL
- the atpG gene encoding ATP synthase F1 subunit gamma → MAKGMRDIKREIKSKQNTKQITKAMEMVAASRLRRAQEAAQASRPYSEKLKEVVASIAAGTKDVKHPMLENRPIKKTGYLVITSDRGLAGGYNANVLRKVTDTIRSKHKSNDDFVLFVIGKKGRDYFRRRNMPIVEEVTGLPDAPTFADIKIVASTAVQKFADGTFDELYVYYNKFVNAITQIPTEMRLLPLDSVDGSAASTAAYEYEPSPEGVLEALLPKYAETLIYSALLDGKASEFGARMTAMGSATKNATKMISGLTLTYNRARQAAITQEISEIVAGANAAQS
- the atpA gene encoding F0F1 ATP synthase subunit alpha, with the protein product MSIRPDEISTLIKQQIEQYKSEIQVVDVGTVISIGDGIARVHGLENAMQGELLEFSNGVVGMALNLEESNVGVVILGPYKDIREGDQVKRTGRIMEVPVGEELLGRVVNPLGQPLDGKGPINTKHSRPVESPAPGVIDRKSVHEPMQTGIKAIDAMVPVGRGQRELIIGDRQTGKTAIAIDAIINQKGNGVKCIYVAVGQKQSTVANVVETLRRHGALEYTIVVTAGASEPAPLLFLAPYAGCSMGEYFMYKGEHVLVIYDDLSKQAAAYRELSLLLRRPPGREAYPGDVFYLHSRLLERAAKLSDARGGGSLTALPFIETQASDVSAYIPTNVISITDGQIFLEADLFYSGQRPAVNVGISVSRVGGSAQIKAMKKVAGTLRLDLAAYRELQAFSQFGSDLDKSTLARLNRGARTMEILKQGVNQPMPVEKQVISIYSAVKGHLDEIPVADILRFEKEFLAFLDSNHPEIGNSIRDTKDLVADNEKALVDAINKFKKSFAVSA